In Carassius auratus strain Wakin chromosome 39, ASM336829v1, whole genome shotgun sequence, a genomic segment contains:
- the LOC113057776 gene encoding elongation of very long chain fatty acids protein 6-like isoform X1, which produces MSVLALQEYEFERQFNEDEAIRWMQENWKKSFLFSALYAACILGGRHLMKQREKFELRKPLVLWSLTLAAFSIFGAIRTGGYMMNILMTKGLKQSVCDQSFYNGPVSKFWAYAFVLSKAPELGDTLFIVLRKQKLIFLHWYHHITVLLYSWYSYKDMVAGGGWFMTMNYLVHAVMYSYYALRAAGFKISRKFAMFITLTQITQMVMGCMVNYLVYSWMQQGQECPSHVQNIVWSSLMYLSYFVLFCQFFFEAYITKTKSNAAKKSQ; this is translated from the exons ATGTCGGTGTTGGCTTTGCAAGAATACGAATTCGAGAGGCAATTCAATGAAGATGAAGCCATTCGATGGATGCAGGAGAACTG GAAGAAGTCCTTCCTCTTCTCTGCGCTCTACGCTGCCTGCATACTTGGTGGGCGGCATTTAATGAAACAAAGGGAGAAGTTTGAATTGAGGAAACCTTTAGTACTATGGTCTTTAACACTTGCAGCCTTCAG TATATTTGGTGCCATCAGAACTGGAGGCTACATGATGAACATCTTGATGACCAAAGGCCTAAAGCAGTCAGTGTGCGATCAGAGTTTCTACAACGGACCAGTCAGCAAGTTCTGGGCCTATGCTTTTGTCCTTAGCAAGGCACCTGAACTAG GAGACACACTATTCATCGTGTTACGTAAACAAAAGCTGATTTTCCTGCACTGGTATCATCACATCACAGTTTTGCTCTATTCCTGGTACTCCTACAAGGACATGGTGGCTGGCGGGGGCTGGTTCATGACCATGAACTATCTGGTGCACGCCGTCATGTATTCTTACTACGCTCTTCGGGCCGCCGGCTTCAAAATCTCTCGCAAGTTCGCCATGTTCATCACCTTGACGCAGATCACCCAGATGGTGATGGGCTGCATGGTTAACTACCTGGTGTATTCGTGGATGCAGCAAGGCCAAGAGTGCCCGTCTCACGTGCAGAACATTGTTTGGTCTTCCCTCATGTACCTCAGCTACTTTGTGCTCTTCTGCCAGTTCTTCTTCGAAGCCTACATCACCAAAACCAAATCCAATGCAGCCAAGAAAAGCCAATAA
- the LOC113057776 gene encoding elongation of very long chain fatty acids protein 6-like isoform X4, with the protein MKQREKFELRKPLVLWSLTLAAFSIFGAIRTGGYMMNILMTKGLKQSVCDQSFYNGPVSKFWAYAFVLSKAPELGDTLFIVLRKQKLIFLHWYHHITVLLYSWYSYKDMVAGGGWFMTMNYLVHAVMYSYYALRAAGFKISRKFAMFITLTQITQMVMGCMVNYLVYSWMQQGQECPSHVQNIVWSSLMYLSYFVLFCQFFFEAYITKTKSNAAKKSQ; encoded by the exons ATGAAACAAAGGGAGAAGTTTGAATTGAGGAAACCTTTAGTACTATGGTCTTTAACACTTGCAGCCTTCAG TATATTTGGTGCCATCAGAACTGGAGGCTACATGATGAACATCTTGATGACCAAAGGCCTAAAGCAGTCAGTGTGCGATCAGAGTTTCTACAACGGACCAGTCAGCAAGTTCTGGGCCTATGCTTTTGTCCTTAGCAAGGCACCTGAACTAG GAGACACACTATTCATCGTGTTACGTAAACAAAAGCTGATTTTCCTGCACTGGTATCATCACATCACAGTTTTGCTCTATTCCTGGTACTCCTACAAGGACATGGTGGCTGGCGGGGGCTGGTTCATGACCATGAACTATCTGGTGCACGCCGTCATGTATTCTTACTACGCTCTTCGGGCCGCCGGCTTCAAAATCTCTCGCAAGTTCGCCATGTTCATCACCTTGACGCAGATCACCCAGATGGTGATGGGCTGCATGGTTAACTACCTGGTGTATTCGTGGATGCAGCAAGGCCAAGAGTGCCCGTCTCACGTGCAGAACATTGTTTGGTCTTCCCTCATGTACCTCAGCTACTTTGTGCTCTTCTGCCAGTTCTTCTTCGAAGCCTACATCACCAAAACCAAATCCAATGCAGCCAAGAAAAGCCAATAA
- the LOC113057776 gene encoding elongation of very long chain fatty acids protein 6-like isoform X2, producing the protein MVFNTCSLQQINGVHYSQKNKPLPRSKLLHKDLHICIFGAIRTGGYMMNILMTKGLKQSVCDQSFYNGPVSKFWAYAFVLSKAPELGDTLFIVLRKQKLIFLHWYHHITVLLYSWYSYKDMVAGGGWFMTMNYLVHAVMYSYYALRAAGFKISRKFAMFITLTQITQMVMGCMVNYLVYSWMQQGQECPSHVQNIVWSSLMYLSYFVLFCQFFFEAYITKTKSNAAKKSQ; encoded by the exons ATGGTCTTTAACACTTGCAGCCTTCAG CAGATTAATGGTGTTCATTATAGCCAGAAAAACAAGCCACTTCCTCGTTCCAAGTTACTACATAAAGACCTGCATATATG TATATTTGGTGCCATCAGAACTGGAGGCTACATGATGAACATCTTGATGACCAAAGGCCTAAAGCAGTCAGTGTGCGATCAGAGTTTCTACAACGGACCAGTCAGCAAGTTCTGGGCCTATGCTTTTGTCCTTAGCAAGGCACCTGAACTAG GAGACACACTATTCATCGTGTTACGTAAACAAAAGCTGATTTTCCTGCACTGGTATCATCACATCACAGTTTTGCTCTATTCCTGGTACTCCTACAAGGACATGGTGGCTGGCGGGGGCTGGTTCATGACCATGAACTATCTGGTGCACGCCGTCATGTATTCTTACTACGCTCTTCGGGCCGCCGGCTTCAAAATCTCTCGCAAGTTCGCCATGTTCATCACCTTGACGCAGATCACCCAGATGGTGATGGGCTGCATGGTTAACTACCTGGTGTATTCGTGGATGCAGCAAGGCCAAGAGTGCCCGTCTCACGTGCAGAACATTGTTTGGTCTTCCCTCATGTACCTCAGCTACTTTGTGCTCTTCTGCCAGTTCTTCTTCGAAGCCTACATCACCAAAACCAAATCCAATGCAGCCAAGAAAAGCCAATAA
- the LOC113057776 gene encoding elongation of very long chain fatty acids protein 6-like isoform X3, which produces MVFNTCSLQINGVHYSQKNKPLPRSKLLHKDLHICIFGAIRTGGYMMNILMTKGLKQSVCDQSFYNGPVSKFWAYAFVLSKAPELGDTLFIVLRKQKLIFLHWYHHITVLLYSWYSYKDMVAGGGWFMTMNYLVHAVMYSYYALRAAGFKISRKFAMFITLTQITQMVMGCMVNYLVYSWMQQGQECPSHVQNIVWSSLMYLSYFVLFCQFFFEAYITKTKSNAAKKSQ; this is translated from the exons ATGGTCTTTAACACTTGCAGCCTTCAG ATTAATGGTGTTCATTATAGCCAGAAAAACAAGCCACTTCCTCGTTCCAAGTTACTACATAAAGACCTGCATATATG TATATTTGGTGCCATCAGAACTGGAGGCTACATGATGAACATCTTGATGACCAAAGGCCTAAAGCAGTCAGTGTGCGATCAGAGTTTCTACAACGGACCAGTCAGCAAGTTCTGGGCCTATGCTTTTGTCCTTAGCAAGGCACCTGAACTAG GAGACACACTATTCATCGTGTTACGTAAACAAAAGCTGATTTTCCTGCACTGGTATCATCACATCACAGTTTTGCTCTATTCCTGGTACTCCTACAAGGACATGGTGGCTGGCGGGGGCTGGTTCATGACCATGAACTATCTGGTGCACGCCGTCATGTATTCTTACTACGCTCTTCGGGCCGCCGGCTTCAAAATCTCTCGCAAGTTCGCCATGTTCATCACCTTGACGCAGATCACCCAGATGGTGATGGGCTGCATGGTTAACTACCTGGTGTATTCGTGGATGCAGCAAGGCCAAGAGTGCCCGTCTCACGTGCAGAACATTGTTTGGTCTTCCCTCATGTACCTCAGCTACTTTGTGCTCTTCTGCCAGTTCTTCTTCGAAGCCTACATCACCAAAACCAAATCCAATGCAGCCAAGAAAAGCCAATAA